One genomic segment of Pedobacter endophyticus includes these proteins:
- a CDS encoding peroxiredoxin family protein: protein MNMKKLMIFIWFAVCTVTATAQSTSTVAPKLELGDTAPDFTLPDTLGNLVSLKDYRGKYVLIDFWDSRCVPCRVENPHVVKAYHKYKDKNFTVLGVSYDYNKTDWLKAIHKDQLASWTHVSCSKEGGKMTNLYNIRLIPLSVLVDPKGKVIAMGLRKEALEEKLAEVLNKS, encoded by the coding sequence ATGAATATGAAAAAGCTAATGATCTTTATATGGTTTGCAGTATGTACAGTTACTGCAACGGCCCAATCTACGAGCACAGTTGCTCCAAAACTTGAACTGGGCGATACCGCTCCGGATTTCACCTTACCCGATACTTTGGGCAATCTTGTTTCCCTGAAAGATTATCGGGGGAAATATGTATTAATAGATTTTTGGGACAGCAGATGTGTGCCCTGCAGGGTGGAAAACCCCCATGTGGTGAAGGCTTACCATAAGTATAAGGACAAGAATTTTACAGTGCTTGGAGTATCTTATGATTACAACAAAACAGATTGGTTAAAGGCGATTCATAAAGATCAACTCGCATCGTGGACGCATGTTTCCTGTTCAAAAGAGGGCGGAAAAATGACTAACCTGTACAATATCAGACTCATCCCGCTAAGCGTACTGGTGGATCCAAAGGGAAAGGTGATTGCTATGGGGCTTCGGAAAGAGGCATTAGAAGAAAAACTGGCCGAAGTTCTGAATAAAAGCTAA
- a CDS encoding PKD-like family lipoprotein: MKSLIKIKAAVFLLFVIAGILQACKKDPGNYDYKTLNEAVVEGLDTLYIVDQGEILSIEPKISYLKDQIGDTSNYTYSWLMIRRNGFESGIPELKSSTPKFNVRMTDDLGLYEYALRVTDRKTEVWKEFYFKILISNKTYEGWFVLSEVNGNQSRLDMLSYKENTGKYEHLTNVFDTYKSDFTLKGAPSFVSFFTGTTGVPILNGIKEALVVGTSEMATFLGPDQLEQRPEYDFSIFSENGQNVAIGQNARMEGLKNKVYLWANGRAYSQSTSGVFEIGRMGSAAAPSFESSPFIAYTPQGNAVLFNETASEFVWYPGGYSKYSLRMENERLFKNKIDKNLLFMKYVNYNGGEIFAILKDKTGDKVYLARFTLGEQNYFAEIKNTPIAQAEHFEVSDDFGYVIYNVGNKVYEYDFNLNLNKEVADYGQRKISLLKFQYINTGYLGVINQRYVALNKQLVVCSYDDSNLNSSGVMDLYTVPGINANLIKTDSFTGFGKIVSLTYRWR; encoded by the coding sequence ATGAAAAGTTTAATTAAAATAAAAGCAGCTGTATTTCTGTTGTTTGTAATAGCAGGAATACTACAGGCCTGCAAAAAAGACCCTGGAAATTACGATTATAAAACACTGAACGAGGCTGTGGTAGAGGGCCTTGATACGCTTTATATAGTTGATCAGGGAGAGATATTATCCATTGAACCAAAAATTTCATACCTCAAAGATCAGATAGGAGACACCTCAAATTATACATACTCCTGGCTGATGATCAGGAGAAACGGATTTGAATCTGGCATACCCGAATTAAAAAGCAGTACGCCTAAATTTAATGTCAGAATGACCGATGACCTCGGTCTGTATGAATATGCCTTGCGGGTTACAGACCGAAAAACGGAGGTTTGGAAAGAGTTTTATTTCAAAATCCTGATAAGTAATAAGACCTACGAAGGCTGGTTCGTGTTATCTGAAGTCAATGGAAATCAAAGCCGCCTGGATATGCTTAGCTATAAGGAAAATACCGGAAAGTATGAACATCTTACCAATGTGTTCGACACCTACAAATCGGATTTTACGTTAAAAGGTGCACCATCTTTTGTCAGTTTTTTTACTGGTACCACTGGAGTGCCGATTCTAAACGGAATTAAGGAAGCATTGGTGGTAGGAACCTCCGAAATGGCAACTTTTCTGGGTCCCGACCAGCTGGAGCAGCGACCTGAATATGATTTTTCTATCTTTTCAGAGAATGGCCAAAATGTGGCAATAGGGCAAAACGCCCGTATGGAAGGCTTAAAGAACAAAGTTTATTTATGGGCCAATGGAAGAGCATATTCACAATCCACCAGTGGTGTTTTCGAAATCGGCCGTATGGGGTCGGCCGCAGCGCCTTCATTTGAATCCTCTCCTTTCATTGCTTACACCCCACAGGGCAATGCTGTTTTGTTTAATGAAACGGCATCCGAGTTTGTATGGTATCCGGGAGGCTATAGTAAATACTCTTTAAGAATGGAAAATGAGCGTCTTTTTAAGAATAAGATCGACAAAAACCTGTTGTTTATGAAATATGTGAACTATAACGGAGGCGAAATCTTTGCCATACTGAAAGACAAGACAGGTGATAAGGTATACCTGGCCAGGTTTACTTTAGGCGAGCAAAATTATTTCGCTGAAATTAAGAATACCCCTATTGCACAGGCAGAACATTTTGAGGTAAGCGACGACTTCGGCTATGTGATATACAATGTAGGCAACAAAGTGTATGAATACGACTTTAACCTGAACCTGAATAAAGAAGTAGCCGATTATGGCCAAAGAAAAATCAGTCTTTTAAAGTTTCAATACATCAATACGGGCTACCTCGGTGTTATCAACCAGCGTTATGTAGCTCTTAACAAACAATTGGTAGTATGTAGTTATGATGACAGTAATTTGAATAGTTCGGGCGTGATGGACTTGTATACCGTACCCGGAATTAACGCAAATCTGATAAAAACGGATTCGTTTACTGGCTTTGGCAAAATTGTCAGTTTAACTTACCGCTGGCGTTAA
- a CDS encoding DUF4843 domain-containing protein, which yields MRNYSVYTVFFFTFLLLFSCKKTKLITYEGENALYFAIPSTDSLRVDFSLLHDSVRESILKIPVGLLGRQIETATSYEIVIDDQLTTAIKGSDFEMPEQFSFPANKSRDTLSVKVTRTERLAKKEYVIGLELKSNSQFNNARLDPTSKKDQSPRVKIYITDLLAAPKEWATTPDRFGTEYYLGRFSKKKVLLIAEITKRSLNSVYRTIDTYRTYFSRQLYDYLVQQRKAGTPVLEEDGTLMKVGPYLEK from the coding sequence ATGAGAAATTATTCAGTTTATACCGTTTTCTTTTTTACGTTTTTGCTGCTGTTTTCCTGTAAAAAAACAAAGCTGATTACCTATGAAGGAGAAAACGCCCTTTATTTTGCCATCCCCTCAACAGATTCACTAAGAGTTGATTTTTCATTGCTTCATGATAGTGTGAGAGAATCGATACTGAAAATACCGGTTGGCCTTTTAGGCCGTCAGATTGAAACTGCTACGAGCTATGAAATCGTAATAGATGACCAGTTGACTACAGCAATTAAAGGATCGGATTTTGAAATGCCCGAACAGTTTAGCTTTCCCGCAAACAAATCCAGAGATACGCTTAGCGTGAAGGTTACACGTACAGAGCGCCTGGCCAAAAAAGAATATGTAATCGGCCTGGAATTAAAATCAAATTCACAATTTAACAATGCGAGGCTCGATCCGACATCGAAGAAAGACCAGTCACCAAGAGTAAAGATCTATATCACCGACTTACTTGCCGCACCAAAAGAATGGGCAACCACGCCAGATAGATTCGGAACAGAGTATTACCTCGGAAGGTTTTCGAAAAAGAAAGTCCTGCTCATTGCTGAGATAACTAAGCGGAGTTTAAACAGTGTATACCGAACGATCGATACTTATAGAACTTATTTTAGCAGGCAATTGTACGATTATTTGGTCCAGCAGAGGAAAGCCGGAACACCCGTGTTGGAAGAAGATGGCACCCTGATGAAAGTAGGGCCGTATCTAGAGAAATAA
- a CDS encoding RagB/SusD family nutrient uptake outer membrane protein, translated as MTNIIKTLLVLLVFGVMTSGLFSCNKFLEVQPEDRFLSADVFNDEISANNALNGIYINLAKPDLYGGEMTMNTIDVMAQYYFSTTRLRETLAYNYRGNESVRNVFSSIWRSSYIAILNANSFLAQLPKSGVLADDRRKLLMGEAYALRAFVHFDLLRLFGPVYPTNPDQQAIPYLTAATEKIQPILPAKSVLDSVLVDLNRAEQLLQNDPVRSQGVVPVTGTDPKGDFVKLRNRRLNYYAVLGIKARVLLYKGDKPAALLAAKQVIEEAGKWFPWTDQKLTLPGIADPDRSFSSEVIFGVQNPDLYNQQRTLFAAALTTEGILAPSSGVLSEVFENNENDYRLRVNWVSGAGSGKPYKTFVKYQDVSNNALLFRNLQPLLRISEMYYIAAECSPDRTLAFRYLNTVRTNRGLPSLPDNVDISGALQRAYRKEFWGEGQTFFYYKRKALASISGYNQGPVQMNASKYVVPLPDLETQNR; from the coding sequence ATGACGAACATAATAAAAACACTGCTGGTGCTGTTGGTTTTCGGAGTGATGACATCCGGCCTGTTTTCCTGCAATAAATTTCTGGAGGTACAACCCGAAGACCGCTTTCTTTCAGCTGATGTTTTTAATGATGAGATTTCAGCGAACAACGCATTAAATGGTATTTACATTAACCTTGCCAAACCCGATTTATATGGCGGGGAAATGACGATGAATACAATCGATGTTATGGCGCAGTATTATTTTTCGACCACTCGTTTGCGAGAAACATTGGCCTACAATTATCGCGGCAACGAGAGTGTTCGAAATGTCTTTAGTTCAATTTGGCGCTCATCCTATATTGCCATCTTAAATGCAAATAGTTTTTTAGCGCAGTTGCCTAAGTCTGGCGTGCTTGCCGATGACCGAAGGAAATTGCTGATGGGCGAAGCTTATGCCCTTCGGGCCTTTGTGCATTTTGATTTGTTGAGGTTATTTGGTCCCGTTTACCCTACCAATCCAGATCAACAGGCCATTCCTTACCTCACAGCCGCAACCGAAAAAATCCAGCCTATACTGCCTGCAAAAAGTGTTTTAGATAGTGTTTTAGTCGACCTGAACCGTGCCGAACAGTTATTGCAAAATGATCCTGTACGTAGCCAGGGGGTTGTACCGGTAACGGGGACAGATCCGAAAGGCGATTTTGTGAAGCTTAGAAACAGAAGGTTAAATTATTACGCAGTGCTTGGAATCAAAGCTCGCGTATTGCTTTACAAAGGAGATAAACCCGCTGCGTTACTAGCTGCAAAACAGGTGATAGAAGAGGCTGGAAAGTGGTTCCCATGGACCGACCAAAAATTAACCCTGCCAGGTATTGCCGATCCGGATAGGAGTTTCTCTTCGGAGGTGATTTTCGGGGTGCAAAACCCTGACCTTTATAACCAACAAAGAACGTTATTTGCTGCGGCCCTGACTACTGAGGGCATCCTGGCCCCCAGTTCGGGAGTATTATCAGAAGTCTTCGAAAATAATGAAAATGATTACCGCTTAAGGGTTAACTGGGTTTCGGGAGCCGGTTCAGGGAAACCCTACAAAACCTTTGTAAAGTATCAGGACGTTTCCAACAATGCTTTGCTTTTCAGAAACCTGCAGCCGTTGCTCCGGATTTCAGAAATGTATTACATAGCTGCTGAATGCAGCCCCGATAGAACGCTGGCATTTAGGTACCTCAACACAGTACGTACCAATAGGGGGCTACCCAGCCTGCCGGATAATGTAGATATATCCGGTGCCTTACAAAGAGCATACCGAAAAGAATTTTGGGGAGAAGGACAAACTTTCTTTTACTATAAGCGAAAAGCACTGGCAAGCATTTCAGGATATAACCAGGGTCCGGTTCAAATGAATGCTTCTAAATACGTGGTGCCCCTGCCGGATTTAGAAACTCAAAACAGATAA
- a CDS encoding SusC/RagA family TonB-linked outer membrane protein, with translation MYKNFTRKVMRLTAVIFCATLMQVSAATFGQRISLNYKQAPLTEVLKKICRAAGHDILFDQRIAGNTKPVDISVSGATVEEALNIALTGQRLTFSIKDKTVMIVKAKEGLLDKIVSYFDEITVRGRVIDNEGKPMPGATIVIKNTKRLVKTDANGEFIFPGVEENSLLLISYIGFETKEVRAVSKLGDVKLEVSINKLENVVVTGMFERKKESFTGSTKTVTGHQLREIGNQNVIEALKTLDPSFIVVENNLNGADPNALARIELRGKTSITKNLNSGALVDQFSVDPNTPLFILDGFESTLRQITDLDINRIASVTLLKDAASTALYGARSANGVVVVETIKPKPGQLRVNYTGDFRVSAADLSDYNLMNAEEKLEFEKLSGRFEARGQIRQDYVMLERFYNQRLATVRQGVNTYWLNEPIHAAAFTQNHSIYATGGSQEFQYGVGVNLQDIGGLMKGSERKNWGARADLTYRKGKLNITNRIFLSGNRSDESPYGSFSTYAKINPYYKRGITDRYLEQIPSGHNARSLANVDNPLYNAQLNSEKYSNSLILQNNLGFIFNLNKAIRFTGGLQLSKITGTAVEFISPLNTKFDNVALLEKGSYKNSRNEAFNYTGNLAFSYNKVIDEKHVLTGNARGEVQGAKNNTIGLTAVGFPTGVAGNPGFANSYLPDARPLVSTPPQTRRINALASINYVYDNRYFFDATYRIDGSTAFGSAKRYSPFWATGIGWRLNNEQFMKPVDWINSLIIRANIGTSGNQSFGSFASATVYNLEAYSNYFGQGLYHTSLGNPNLDWQKTLQSSAGIEMGLFQNRLSATLDFYNKFTNPLIATIDLPGSNGISGYPINAGNMNIKGLEANLKYSPVFNLDKRIIWTLGLTGSMYKSIYGGFNGLLDGLNAEQQRSNSIQRYSDGHSPDDLWAYRSLGIDPSTGRELFLKANGNYTFEYASADIMVVANARPKAEGVISSSLRIKAFTFNAYIRYSLGSSRFNNALYEKVENIDFGDLSFNQDKRALELRWKKPGDIAQFKAIADTEITPISSRFIQKENILTGESISVGYELQSSSTRWLKSAHLQSLRLSAFMNNIFRVSNIVAERGIDYPFANTVSFSINASF, from the coding sequence ATGTATAAAAATTTTACCAGGAAAGTTATGCGACTAACCGCCGTTATATTTTGCGCCACACTGATGCAGGTAAGTGCTGCTACTTTTGGACAGCGTATTAGCCTGAATTATAAACAAGCTCCTTTAACGGAGGTATTGAAAAAGATCTGCAGAGCCGCAGGCCACGATATCTTGTTTGATCAAAGGATTGCAGGCAATACGAAGCCAGTAGACATCTCTGTATCCGGTGCCACAGTAGAAGAGGCACTCAACATTGCGCTTACAGGCCAGCGCCTAACGTTTAGCATCAAAGATAAAACAGTAATGATCGTTAAAGCCAAAGAAGGGTTGCTCGATAAAATTGTGAGTTATTTTGATGAGATCACGGTAAGGGGACGTGTGATCGATAATGAAGGTAAACCAATGCCCGGCGCAACCATTGTTATAAAAAACACCAAACGATTAGTAAAGACCGATGCCAATGGAGAGTTTATATTTCCAGGGGTAGAAGAAAATAGTCTACTACTCATTTCATACATTGGGTTTGAAACTAAAGAAGTAAGAGCCGTAAGCAAGCTCGGGGACGTTAAACTGGAAGTTTCCATTAATAAATTGGAAAATGTAGTTGTTACCGGGATGTTTGAAAGAAAAAAGGAAAGCTTTACAGGCAGTACCAAAACCGTTACCGGTCATCAGTTGCGCGAAATAGGCAACCAGAACGTAATTGAGGCATTGAAAACTTTAGATCCCTCTTTTATTGTTGTTGAAAACAATTTGAATGGCGCTGATCCAAATGCACTGGCACGAATAGAATTGCGGGGTAAAACAAGCATCACTAAAAATTTAAACTCGGGCGCATTGGTAGATCAGTTTAGTGTTGATCCCAATACACCCTTATTTATATTAGATGGCTTTGAATCGACCCTCCGTCAGATTACTGACCTGGATATCAACCGTATTGCGAGCGTTACGCTGTTAAAAGATGCCGCATCAACGGCACTTTACGGCGCCAGATCTGCAAATGGGGTAGTGGTTGTTGAAACCATTAAGCCAAAACCGGGCCAGTTAAGGGTAAATTATACTGGCGATTTTAGGGTCAGTGCAGCAGACCTGAGCGACTATAATCTGATGAATGCTGAAGAAAAGCTGGAATTTGAAAAGTTATCTGGCAGATTCGAGGCAAGAGGACAAATTAGGCAGGATTATGTAATGCTTGAACGGTTTTATAACCAGCGTTTGGCCACCGTTAGGCAAGGGGTAAATACTTATTGGCTTAATGAACCTATACATGCTGCGGCATTCACACAAAATCATTCAATTTATGCAACTGGGGGAAGCCAAGAATTTCAATATGGTGTGGGTGTGAACCTACAGGATATCGGGGGGCTAATGAAAGGGTCTGAGCGGAAAAACTGGGGAGCAAGAGCCGATCTCACTTATCGCAAAGGCAAGTTAAATATTACCAACAGAATATTCTTAAGCGGTAACAGGTCTGATGAATCCCCTTACGGTTCTTTTAGCACCTATGCCAAAATCAATCCCTATTATAAAAGAGGAATCACAGACCGTTACCTGGAGCAGATCCCAAGCGGGCACAATGCCCGAAGTTTGGCCAATGTAGATAATCCGCTGTACAATGCACAGCTAAACTCCGAAAAATATTCCAATAGCCTTATTTTGCAGAACAACCTGGGCTTCATTTTCAATTTGAATAAAGCAATTCGCTTTACCGGAGGCTTACAGTTGTCTAAAATTACCGGAACAGCTGTCGAGTTTATCTCTCCGCTAAATACCAAGTTTGACAATGTTGCCTTGTTGGAAAAAGGAAGTTATAAAAATTCCAGGAATGAAGCTTTTAATTATACAGGGAACCTTGCGTTCAGTTATAATAAGGTGATCGATGAAAAGCATGTTTTAACCGGAAATGCCAGGGGAGAAGTACAGGGAGCCAAAAACAACACCATCGGTTTAACCGCTGTTGGTTTCCCAACCGGTGTGGCCGGCAACCCCGGTTTTGCCAATAGCTATTTGCCCGATGCAAGGCCGCTGGTTAGTACGCCACCCCAAACCCGGAGAATAAACGCGTTGGCCAGCATAAACTATGTATATGATAACCGCTATTTTTTTGATGCTACTTACAGAATCGACGGATCTACCGCATTTGGCAGTGCTAAAAGGTATTCTCCGTTCTGGGCCACGGGAATAGGGTGGAGGCTCAACAATGAGCAGTTTATGAAACCTGTCGATTGGATTAACTCACTGATCATCAGGGCAAATATAGGTACAAGTGGTAACCAGAGTTTTGGCAGTTTTGCCTCAGCAACCGTTTACAACCTGGAAGCATACAGCAATTACTTCGGACAGGGTTTATACCATACGAGCCTCGGAAACCCAAATCTGGATTGGCAAAAAACACTGCAGAGCAGTGCAGGTATTGAAATGGGATTGTTTCAGAACCGGCTCTCAGCTACCTTAGATTTTTACAATAAGTTTACCAATCCGCTGATCGCAACTATTGATCTCCCTGGTTCTAATGGAATATCCGGCTATCCAATTAACGCAGGGAATATGAACATTAAAGGACTGGAAGCAAATCTGAAATATTCTCCAGTGTTTAATCTCGACAAAAGGATCATTTGGACGCTTGGCTTAACCGGTAGTATGTATAAAAGCATTTACGGTGGATTTAATGGCTTGTTAGACGGTTTGAACGCCGAGCAGCAGCGGAGTAACTCCATTCAGCGCTACTCTGACGGCCACAGTCCGGACGACCTTTGGGCTTACCGTTCTCTTGGTATAGATCCTTCAACAGGCCGGGAGTTATTTCTTAAGGCAAACGGAAATTATACGTTTGAATATGCATCGGCAGATATCATGGTGGTTGCCAATGCCAGGCCAAAGGCAGAGGGAGTAATTAGCTCCAGTCTCAGAATAAAAGCTTTTACCTTTAATGCCTATATCAGGTATAGCCTGGGCTCCTCAAGGTTTAACAATGCGCTTTATGAAAAGGTAGAGAACATTGATTTCGGAGACCTTTCCTTTAATCAGGATAAAAGAGCGTTAGAACTGCGCTGGAAAAAACCCGGAGATATTGCGCAGTTTAAGGCAATAGCCGACACAGAAATTACACCAATTTCTTCGCGGTTTATTCAAAAAGAGAATATCCTTACTGGTGAGTCCATATCTGTAGGTTACGAATTGCAGTCCTCATCAACACGCTGGTTAAAATCGGCACATTTACAAAGCCTCAGGTTATCTGCTTTTATGAATAATATATTCAGGGTATCAAATATCGTTGCAGAACGAGGCATAGACTATCCATTTGCCAATACAGTTTCATTTAGTATTAATGCTTCATTTTAA
- a CDS encoding FecR family protein — MTDLKKCDQLSEQIAAYVTAGGGIIPSELKSWIEENDENRSFFENLIKEESLEASLSRYNTIDMDSAWNKVQQELFPIKASRLKSLWPRIIGVAAAVAIITFGIWFYNSGQPERRSPEFVSGSSDIEAGKNAATLRLPDGKLINLSDTKNGLVIGNNQLHYNDGSAVLDGAQPLSRLEQQFTISTPRGGTYQVTLPDGTKVWLNAASDLTYQTDLKGVVARRVTLTGEAYFEVQKDKTRPFIVSSKLQDVEVLGTHFNIKNYTDDSSIKTTLLEGSVSVSANTKKDRKENSIILKPGEQASLKANQFVVKQVDVMSAVGWKDGLLVFTGENLKSAMEDIERWYGVTVQYELSSPAEIKLEGWISRKSKLSEVLARIESVGDIHFKIQERRVIVVK; from the coding sequence ATGACCGATTTAAAAAAATGCGATCAACTATCTGAACAGATTGCTGCCTACGTAACTGCCGGAGGAGGAATAATTCCGTCTGAACTGAAGTCGTGGATAGAAGAGAATGACGAAAATAGATCATTCTTTGAAAACCTCATTAAAGAGGAAAGTTTAGAAGCGAGCCTAAGCAGGTATAACACCATAGATATGGATAGTGCCTGGAACAAGGTACAGCAAGAATTGTTCCCCATCAAGGCAAGCAGGCTTAAATCGCTGTGGCCCCGTATCATTGGGGTTGCTGCTGCTGTGGCTATAATCACATTCGGTATCTGGTTTTACAACTCGGGCCAGCCCGAGCGCCGTTCGCCCGAATTTGTTTCCGGATCATCCGACATCGAAGCCGGAAAAAATGCCGCAACCCTCCGCCTGCCGGATGGTAAACTGATTAATTTGAGTGATACAAAAAACGGACTTGTCATCGGCAATAATCAGTTACACTATAATGATGGCAGTGCTGTTTTAGATGGAGCACAACCTTTATCCCGACTCGAACAACAATTTACGATAAGTACACCCCGAGGCGGAACCTATCAGGTTACACTGCCCGACGGAACAAAAGTGTGGCTAAACGCGGCTTCAGATTTAACTTATCAGACTGATTTAAAAGGAGTTGTTGCCCGTAGAGTAACTCTTACCGGTGAAGCCTATTTTGAAGTGCAGAAAGATAAAACCCGCCCGTTTATAGTTAGCAGCAAATTACAGGACGTAGAAGTATTGGGAACCCATTTTAATATCAAAAATTATACAGACGATTCCAGTATTAAAACCACCTTGCTCGAAGGTAGTGTCAGCGTATCTGCAAATACAAAAAAAGACAGAAAAGAGAACAGTATAATCCTAAAACCGGGAGAACAGGCCAGCTTAAAGGCAAATCAGTTTGTAGTAAAACAGGTGGATGTAATGTCGGCTGTAGGATGGAAAGACGGATTGCTTGTTTTTACAGGCGAAAATCTTAAATCCGCCATGGAAGACATCGAACGCTGGTATGGCGTAACCGTCCAATATGAGCTTTCAAGTCCGGCGGAGATTAAATTAGAAGGATGGATTTCAAGAAAAAGCAAGCTTTCTGAAGTGCTTGCAAGGATAGAATCTGTCGGAGACATTCATTTTAAAATTCAGGAAAGGAGGGTCATCGTTGTAAAATAA
- a CDS encoding RNA polymerase sigma-70 factor: MNEGTAYQEHKNRYKSDSGVLVQEFNSGNQFAFRFVFELYYRAAVLVAEGILAGNEAEAEDLVQDAFIKLWNHDEAFLEVSSLKSYVYTTVKNACVDKLRRSQVVRKYETHAVHHHQLAESDFTEPLITAETIRIINNAIEALPEQGRNVFKMSLAGLKNHEIAQQLSISVNTVKTHKQRALSNLRISLGDAMFILLLLHHNHLLK, translated from the coding sequence ATGAATGAAGGCACTGCTTACCAGGAGCACAAGAATAGGTATAAATCAGATTCAGGGGTACTTGTTCAGGAATTTAATTCCGGGAACCAGTTTGCTTTTCGGTTTGTTTTCGAACTTTATTATCGGGCGGCGGTGCTTGTTGCCGAAGGAATTTTAGCAGGCAATGAAGCTGAGGCCGAAGATCTTGTTCAGGATGCATTTATTAAGCTCTGGAATCATGATGAAGCCTTTTTAGAAGTGTCTTCATTAAAAAGTTATGTATATACTACCGTAAAGAATGCTTGTGTGGATAAGCTTAGGCGAAGTCAGGTTGTTCGCAAGTATGAAACCCATGCTGTACATCATCACCAATTAGCCGAAAGTGATTTTACCGAACCTCTAATCACCGCCGAAACCATCAGAATAATTAATAATGCTATTGAAGCTTTACCCGAACAAGGTCGAAACGTTTTCAAAATGAGCCTCGCCGGTTTAAAGAATCATGAAATTGCGCAGCAGCTCAGTATCTCCGTTAATACCGTTAAAACCCATAAACAAAGGGCGTTGTCTAACCTCAGGATTAGCCTGGGCGATGCGATGTTCATTTTACTTTTATTGCACCACAACCACCTATTAAAATAA
- the ahcY gene encoding adenosylhomocysteinase, whose product MSSVETTFIPYKVKDISLAEWGRKEIELAEAEMPGLMSLRKEFGPSQPLKGARIAGCLHMTIQTAVLIETLVALGAEVTWSSCNIFSTQDHAAAAIAAAGIQVYAWKGLTEEEFDWCIEQTLHFGPEQQPLNMILDDGGDLTNMVFDRFPELIADIKGLSEETTTGVHRLYERMKNGTLHLPAINVNDSVTKSKFDNKYGCRESLVDAIRRATDVMMAGKVAVVCGYGDVGKGSAESLSSQGVRVIVTEIDPICALQAAMEGYEVKRLDTAIKEADIVVTTTGNCDIVREKHFRALKDKAIVCNIGHFDNEIDMAWLNGTYGNTKVEIKPQVDKYTIDGKDVIVLAEGRLVNLGCATGHPSFVMSNSFTNQTLAQLELWTNPGKYENKVYTLPKHLDEKVARLHLEKIGVELEVLDQHQADYIGVAVEGPFKSDEYRY is encoded by the coding sequence ATGTCATCAGTAGAGACAACTTTTATCCCTTACAAAGTTAAGGACATTTCACTGGCAGAATGGGGCCGTAAAGAAATCGAATTAGCCGAAGCAGAAATGCCTGGTTTAATGAGCTTACGCAAAGAGTTCGGTCCATCACAACCGTTAAAGGGCGCACGCATTGCAGGATGTTTGCACATGACGATCCAAACGGCCGTATTAATTGAAACTTTAGTGGCCCTCGGTGCAGAAGTTACCTGGTCATCATGTAATATCTTTTCTACGCAAGATCACGCTGCTGCGGCAATTGCTGCTGCCGGTATTCAGGTTTACGCCTGGAAAGGTTTAACTGAAGAAGAATTCGACTGGTGTATTGAGCAAACTTTACACTTTGGTCCGGAACAACAACCGTTGAACATGATTTTAGATGATGGTGGCGATTTAACCAACATGGTTTTCGATCGTTTCCCTGAGTTGATTGCCGACATTAAAGGTTTATCAGAAGAAACTACAACCGGCGTTCATCGTTTGTACGAAAGAATGAAAAACGGCACATTGCACTTACCTGCAATCAACGTTAACGATTCAGTAACCAAATCTAAGTTTGATAATAAATACGGATGTCGCGAATCGTTGGTTGATGCAATTCGCCGTGCTACCGATGTAATGATGGCAGGTAAAGTGGCTGTTGTTTGCGGTTATGGCGACGTGGGTAAAGGTTCTGCAGAATCGTTAAGTTCGCAAGGCGTGCGTGTTATCGTTACCGAAATCGACCCGATTTGTGCTTTACAAGCTGCAATGGAAGGCTACGAAGTTAAACGTTTAGACACCGCAATTAAAGAAGCAGATATTGTGGTAACAACAACTGGTAACTGTGATATTGTTCGCGAGAAACACTTCAGAGCCTTAAAAGATAAAGCGATTGTTTGTAACATCGGCCACTTCGACAACGAAATTGATATGGCATGGTTAAACGGTACTTATGGCAACACTAAAGTAGAAATTAAGCCTCAGGTTGATAAATATACCATCGATGGAAAAGACGTGATTGTGCTTGCAGAAGGACGTTTGGTAAACTTAGGTTGTGCAACTGGCCACCCAAGTTTCGTAATGAGTAACTCATTTACCAACCAAACTTTGGCTCAATTAGAACTTTGGACCAACCCTGGTAAATATGAAAACAAAGTGTACACTTTACCTAAACATCTGGATGAAAAAGTTGCTCGTTTGCACTTAGAAAAAATTGGTGTAGAACTTGAAGTTTTAGATCAACACCAGGCTGATTACATTGGCGTTGCCGTTGAGGGACCATTCAAATCAGACGAATATCGTTATTAG